One genomic segment of Mytilus galloprovincialis chromosome 5, xbMytGall1.hap1.1, whole genome shotgun sequence includes these proteins:
- the LOC143074354 gene encoding uncharacterized protein LOC143074354 isoform X2 yields the protein MTDEGNYTCNATNAAEQTGWNKPVPLTVFEATTESLPTTDLIFTTSELSTPSSDIISTDFISPTSDLTTLISDTMPSTIETTNPNTVSSSVQTTIATNSANVPSTIETTKPSTVPSSIKPLATTSTHVPSTKYSYSSSTRKPFDTASSTLTPTRKSTTTLFNSNPTNTVTSTVRPTTKHMSVSSSYNLPKHTTESKPPTQISYSSSTVKTSTTTSSTVDISTKTSSTSDSPVTSASAVGSANSENLNAWVITTTVICVVEFIVIVLVIYIMWLRKQRRLAMQYEKEETAF from the exons ATGACGGACGAAGGTAACTACACTTGTAATGCAACAAATGCTGCAGAACAAACTGGATGGAACAAGCCAGTTCCTCTTACAGTATTTGAAG CTACAACAGAGAGTTTGCCTACAACGGATCTGATTTTCACTACGTCTGAATTATCAACGCCCTCTTCCGACATAATTTCAACTGATTTCATTTCCCCAACGTCTGATTTAACAACGCTCATTTCCGACACAATGCCCTCAACAATCGAAACAACAAATCCAAACACCGTGTCATCAAGTGTTCAAACCACCATTGCAACCAATTCAGCAAACGTGCCATCAACAATCGAAACAACAAAGCCGAGCACCGTGCCATCAAGTATTAAACCACTTGCAACCACTTCAACACACGTGCCATCAACAAAATATTCTTACAGCTCTTCAACAAGGAAACCGTTTGATACAGCTTCTTCAACATTGACTCCAACAAGGAAATCGACCACTACACTATTTAATTCAAATCCAACTAATACAGTAACGTCTACAGTACGACCAACAACGAAACATATGTCAGTGTCTTCAAGTTACAACCTACCAAAACATACAACTGAGTCAAAA CCACCAACACAAATTTCCTACAGCTCTTCAACAGTTAAAACGTCTACTACAACTTCTTCAACAGTGGACATATCTACTAAAACTTCTTCCACAAGTGACTCTCCCGTCACATCGGCAAGTGCAGTTGGATCAGCA AATAGTGAGAATCTAAATGCTTGGGTAATAACAACAACAGTGATTTGTGTAGTGGAATTCATTGTCATTGTATTAGTGATATATATAATGTG GCTTCGAAAACAACGACGCTTAGCCATGCAGTATGAAAAGGAAGAAACAGCCTTTTAG
- the LOC143074354 gene encoding uncharacterized protein LOC143074354 isoform X1 yields the protein MTDEGNYTCNATNAAEQTGWNKPVPLTVFEATTESLPTTDLIFTTSELSTPSSDIISTDFISPTSDLTTLISDTMPSTIETTNPNTVSSSVQTTIATNSANVPSTIETTKPSTVPSSIKPLATTSTHVPSTKYSYSSSTRKPFDTASSTLTPTRKSTTTLFNSNPTNTVTSTVRPTTKHMSVSSSYNLPKHTTESKPPTQISYSSSTVKTSTTTSSTVDISTKTSSTSDSPVTSASAVGSAQNSENLNAWVITTTVICVVEFIVIVLVIYIMWLRKQRRLAMQYEKEETAF from the exons ATGACGGACGAAGGTAACTACACTTGTAATGCAACAAATGCTGCAGAACAAACTGGATGGAACAAGCCAGTTCCTCTTACAGTATTTGAAG CTACAACAGAGAGTTTGCCTACAACGGATCTGATTTTCACTACGTCTGAATTATCAACGCCCTCTTCCGACATAATTTCAACTGATTTCATTTCCCCAACGTCTGATTTAACAACGCTCATTTCCGACACAATGCCCTCAACAATCGAAACAACAAATCCAAACACCGTGTCATCAAGTGTTCAAACCACCATTGCAACCAATTCAGCAAACGTGCCATCAACAATCGAAACAACAAAGCCGAGCACCGTGCCATCAAGTATTAAACCACTTGCAACCACTTCAACACACGTGCCATCAACAAAATATTCTTACAGCTCTTCAACAAGGAAACCGTTTGATACAGCTTCTTCAACATTGACTCCAACAAGGAAATCGACCACTACACTATTTAATTCAAATCCAACTAATACAGTAACGTCTACAGTACGACCAACAACGAAACATATGTCAGTGTCTTCAAGTTACAACCTACCAAAACATACAACTGAGTCAAAA CCACCAACACAAATTTCCTACAGCTCTTCAACAGTTAAAACGTCTACTACAACTTCTTCAACAGTGGACATATCTACTAAAACTTCTTCCACAAGTGACTCTCCCGTCACATCGGCAAGTGCAGTTGGATCAGCA CAGAATAGTGAGAATCTAAATGCTTGGGTAATAACAACAACAGTGATTTGTGTAGTGGAATTCATTGTCATTGTATTAGTGATATATATAATGTG GCTTCGAAAACAACGACGCTTAGCCATGCAGTATGAAAAGGAAGAAACAGCCTTTTAG